A region from the Spirochaeta thermophila DSM 6192 genome encodes:
- a CDS encoding cell division protein ZapB, with amino-acid sequence MVNVEQIRALEEGVQKLVKRVRELKEENTLLKEKLAGYTERIEELEQLIHQYREDQKEIEEGILSALKHLDALEDEFLSSEKAPAAPPDTGEPLSPQEASSDGEEDEPVSSEEEGEEDESSPPPPPELDIF; translated from the coding sequence ATGGTGAACGTGGAGCAGATCAGGGCCCTGGAGGAGGGGGTTCAGAAGCTCGTCAAGAGGGTGAGAGAACTGAAAGAGGAGAACACCCTCCTCAAGGAGAAGCTCGCAGGCTACACGGAACGGATCGAAGAGCTGGAGCAGCTCATCCATCAGTACCGTGAGGATCAGAAGGAGATCGAGGAAGGGATCCTCTCCGCGCTCAAGCACCTCGACGCCCTTGAAGACGAGTTTCTCTCCTCCGAGAAGGCACCTGCCGCTCCACCAGACACCGGAGAACCCCTCTCCCCGCAGGAAGCATCTTCCGATGGAGAGGAGGATGAACCCGTCTCCTCCGAGGAAGAGGGAGAGGAGGATGAGTCCTCCCCTCCCCCTCCTCCGGAACTCGACATCTTCTGA
- the rplT gene encoding 50S ribosomal protein L20: MPRAIDGTRRKDRRKKILKLAKGFWGRRKSNFRTAKDAVAKALVYSYRDRKYRKREFRKLWIARISAACREEGMTYSRFIEGLRKSNIAINRKVLSNMAIEDPQAFKELVATAKKALEV; this comes from the coding sequence ATGCCGAGAGCGATAGACGGTACACGACGAAAGGACAGGAGAAAGAAGATCCTCAAACTCGCGAAGGGGTTCTGGGGAAGACGGAAGTCCAATTTCAGGACGGCCAAGGATGCGGTGGCGAAGGCCCTCGTCTACTCCTACCGCGACCGGAAGTATCGCAAACGTGAATTCCGGAAGCTCTGGATCGCTCGTATCTCCGCCGCATGCAGGGAGGAAGGGATGACCTACTCCCGCTTCATCGAAGGGCTCAGAAAGAGCAATATCGCCATCAACAGAAAGGTCCTTTCGAATATGGCGATCGAGGATCCCCAGGCCTTCAAGGAGCTCGTCGCCACTGCGAAAAAGGCCCTGGAGGTATAG
- the rpmI gene encoding 50S ribosomal protein L35, with translation MPKMKTRKSAAKRFSITARGKVKYKKQNLRHILTKKAQKRKRHLRKPGHLPKMEEKRVKRLLPYG, from the coding sequence ATGCCGAAGATGAAGACCCGTAAGAGCGCCGCGAAGCGGTTTTCCATCACCGCACGTGGGAAGGTGAAGTACAAGAAACAGAACCTCCGTCACATACTCACGAAAAAGGCCCAGAAGCGTAAACGCCACCTGAGGAAACCGGGGCATCTTCCCAAGATGGAGGAGAAGCGGGTGAAACGACTTCTCCCCTACGGTTGA
- the infC gene encoding translation initiation factor IF-3, which yields MADKDFRTNEAITAREVRLIDENGEQLGVVPTQEALRRAREKGLDLVEVAPQAKPPVCKILDYGKYKFEQEKKLKETKKKQKQNKLKEVRMQPKIDSHDLEFKTRHIREFLEEGNKVKVTIRFRGRELAHTEIGRGVLEKILELLEDGYTVEKTPSMEGRFMSMVLAPKSKK from the coding sequence TTGGCTGACAAGGATTTCAGGACGAACGAGGCGATCACCGCACGTGAGGTGCGTCTCATCGACGAGAACGGCGAGCAGCTCGGAGTGGTGCCCACCCAGGAGGCCCTCCGACGAGCCAGAGAGAAGGGACTTGATCTTGTGGAGGTCGCCCCTCAGGCGAAACCTCCGGTCTGCAAAATCCTCGATTACGGCAAATACAAATTCGAGCAGGAAAAGAAGCTCAAGGAGACCAAGAAGAAGCAGAAACAGAACAAGCTGAAAGAAGTGAGGATGCAGCCCAAGATCGATTCCCACGATCTTGAGTTCAAGACGCGCCACATACGCGAGTTCCTCGAAGAGGGGAACAAGGTGAAGGTTACCATCCGTTTCAGAGGAAGAGAACTCGCGCACACCGAGATCGGCAGAGGTGTCCTCGAGAAGATTCTCGAGTTGCTCGAGGACGGCTATACAGTGGAGAAGACACCGAGCATGGAGGGACGCTTCATGTCCATGGTGCTCGCTCCGAAATCAAAGAAGTAG
- the metW gene encoding methionine biosynthesis protein MetW: MRSMPPSPTAYQSENYIFDVIVDMVEPGSRVLDLGCGNGALLSRLIRERGVKGMGVDIEEAMVLQCIQKGISVFQGDLDEGLKDYETGSYDYVILSHTLQVVHRPKQLLQEMIRVGRRVIVNFPNFGYLGVRLKLLFTGRMPETRDLPYKWYDTPNIHLCTRADFLDLCRELGIPILKEITFRRGRILKGPLRNVRSTEACYLLKGLTG, from the coding sequence ATGAGGTCCATGCCCCCCTCGCCCACGGCGTATCAGAGCGAGAACTACATCTTCGATGTGATCGTGGATATGGTCGAACCGGGGTCTCGGGTGCTCGACCTGGGATGCGGGAACGGGGCGCTCCTCTCCCGCCTCATCAGGGAGCGGGGCGTGAAGGGGATGGGGGTGGACATCGAAGAGGCGATGGTCCTCCAGTGCATCCAGAAAGGGATCAGCGTCTTTCAAGGCGATCTCGACGAGGGGCTCAAGGACTACGAGACGGGAAGCTACGACTACGTGATCCTCAGCCACACCCTCCAGGTCGTGCACAGACCCAAACAGCTCCTCCAGGAGATGATCCGGGTGGGGAGGAGGGTGATCGTCAACTTCCCCAACTTCGGATACCTCGGGGTACGGCTCAAGCTCCTCTTCACCGGGAGGATGCCGGAGACCAGGGATCTGCCCTACAAATGGTACGATACTCCCAACATCCACCTCTGCACCCGTGCCGATTTCCTGGATCTCTGCAGGGAACTCGGGATTCCGATCCTCAAGGAGATCACGTTCAGGCGCGGCCGTATCCTCAAGGGCCCCCTACGGAACGTGAGGAGCACCGAGGCATGCTATCTCTTGAAAGGCCTCACAGGCTGA
- the metX gene encoding homoserine O-acetyltransferase MetX, producing MGKERRRWDDGKGIGLVTPQDFTFGRPGEGLILESGKSFGPITIRYETYGELNRDRSNAVLILHAFSGDAHVAGFHSPDDPSPGWWDTMVGPGKAFDTNRYFVICSNVLGGCQGSTGPSSINPETGSPYGMSFPVITIGDMVNAQVKLIEHLGIERLLAVAGGSMGGMQALEWVTAHPERVRSAVILASTARLTAQGIAFNAVGRNAIISDPRWNNGDYYGKEIPARGLAIARMIGHITYLSDEAMRDKFGRRLQNRETYGYDFEDQFSVESYLEYQGDKFVERFDANTYIYLTKAMDYFDLSEKYGSLVQAFSRVMGKMLVVSFSSDWLYPPYQSKEIVFALMKAGKDVSYVNIDCPYGHDAFLIETERQTPLIASFLETVARETTGRRSS from the coding sequence ATGGGCAAGGAACGTCGCAGGTGGGACGATGGAAAGGGGATAGGGCTCGTCACCCCCCAGGATTTCACCTTCGGGAGACCGGGAGAGGGGCTCATCCTCGAGAGCGGAAAGTCGTTCGGACCGATCACCATCCGCTACGAGACCTACGGGGAGCTCAACCGCGATCGGAGCAACGCCGTCCTCATCCTCCACGCATTCTCCGGCGACGCCCATGTGGCGGGCTTCCACTCCCCCGACGACCCGTCCCCGGGATGGTGGGACACGATGGTGGGACCCGGCAAGGCCTTCGACACGAACCGATACTTCGTCATCTGCTCCAATGTCCTGGGAGGATGTCAGGGCTCCACAGGGCCCTCTTCGATCAACCCCGAAACGGGAAGCCCCTACGGCATGAGCTTCCCTGTGATCACCATCGGCGACATGGTGAACGCCCAGGTGAAACTCATCGAACACCTGGGAATCGAGCGCCTCCTCGCCGTTGCAGGGGGATCCATGGGAGGGATGCAGGCGCTCGAATGGGTCACGGCCCATCCCGAGCGGGTACGATCGGCGGTGATCCTCGCCTCCACCGCACGACTCACCGCCCAGGGGATCGCGTTCAATGCCGTGGGAAGGAACGCCATCATATCCGATCCCCGCTGGAACAACGGGGATTACTACGGAAAGGAGATCCCCGCCCGGGGCCTGGCGATCGCCCGAATGATAGGCCACATCACCTACCTCTCCGACGAGGCGATGAGGGATAAGTTCGGACGAAGGCTCCAGAACCGGGAGACCTATGGCTACGACTTCGAAGATCAGTTCAGCGTGGAAAGTTACCTCGAGTACCAGGGGGACAAGTTCGTCGAACGGTTCGACGCCAACACCTACATCTATCTCACCAAGGCCATGGACTACTTCGATCTCAGCGAGAAATACGGGAGTCTCGTCCAGGCCTTCTCACGGGTCATGGGGAAGATGCTCGTGGTCTCCTTCTCCTCGGACTGGCTCTATCCCCCCTACCAGTCGAAGGAAATCGTCTTCGCCCTCATGAAGGCGGGGAAAGACGTCTCCTACGTGAACATCGACTGTCCCTATGGACACGATGCATTCCTCATAGAGACCGAGCGGCAGACCCCGCTCATCGCATCCTTTCTCGAGACCGTGGCCAGGGAAACCACGGGAAGGAGGTCGTCATGA
- a CDS encoding class II fructose-bisphosphate aldolase, which yields MISYKELGLVNTRELFKKAMEGKYAIPAYNFNNMEQLQAIIQACVETRSPVILQVSKGAREYANPTLLRHMARGAVEYARELGYEIPIVLHLDHGDSYELCKSCVDMGFSSVMIDGSHLPYEENVELTRKVVEYAHKYDVTVEGELGVLAGIEEHVSSEKTIYTDPNQVEDFVKRTGVDSLAIAIGTSHGAVKFKPEQCTRLPDGRLVPPPLRFDILEEIERRLPGFPIVLHGSSSVPPQYVEMINKYGGKLKDAVGIPEDQLRKAARSAVCKINIDSDGRLAMTAMIRKVLHEQPEVFDPRKYLGPARAELKELYKHKIINVLGSEGKA from the coding sequence ATGATTTCCTACAAGGAACTCGGTCTGGTAAATACAAGGGAGCTCTTCAAGAAGGCGATGGAAGGCAAGTACGCCATACCTGCCTATAACTTCAACAACATGGAGCAGCTCCAGGCCATCATCCAGGCATGCGTGGAGACCCGCTCTCCCGTGATCCTCCAGGTCTCCAAGGGAGCGAGGGAGTATGCGAACCCCACCCTCCTCCGGCACATGGCCCGTGGCGCCGTGGAGTACGCGAGGGAACTCGGATACGAGATCCCCATCGTCCTCCACCTCGACCACGGTGACAGCTACGAGCTCTGCAAGTCCTGCGTGGACATGGGCTTCTCCTCGGTCATGATCGATGGATCCCATCTCCCCTATGAGGAGAACGTGGAACTCACCAGGAAGGTCGTGGAGTATGCTCACAAGTACGACGTCACGGTGGAGGGAGAACTCGGAGTGCTCGCCGGCATCGAGGAACACGTCTCCTCGGAGAAGACCATCTACACCGATCCCAACCAGGTCGAGGACTTCGTGAAGCGCACGGGCGTGGATTCCCTCGCCATCGCCATCGGGACCTCTCACGGGGCCGTCAAGTTCAAGCCCGAGCAGTGCACCCGGCTCCCGGATGGACGGCTCGTACCTCCCCCCCTCAGGTTTGACATCCTCGAGGAGATCGAACGGCGCCTGCCAGGCTTCCCCATCGTCCTCCACGGCTCCTCTTCGGTTCCTCCTCAGTACGTAGAGATGATCAACAAGTATGGCGGAAAACTGAAAGACGCGGTGGGGATCCCTGAGGATCAGCTCAGGAAGGCGGCCCGGTCCGCAGTGTGCAAGATCAACATCGACAGCGACGGCAGACTCGCCATGACGGCCATGATCAGAAAGGTGCTCCACGAGCAGCCCGAGGTCTTCGACCCCCGGAAGTACCTGGGTCCCGCCAGGGCGGAGCTCAAGGAACTCTACAAACACAAGATCATCAATGTGCTTGGATCGGAAGGAAAGGCATAA
- a CDS encoding flagellar filament outer layer protein FlaA translates to MKRGISLCIGILLLVGAGGVYADEVTENIQAIVIETFDDPTGQEANSHIWIARGSKYASVIETDQGSVAYPQWAYVESYPEALFRRPPEGKTLRVFGIHGKFDLKGYNYVELFPVREENGEYVPDPIVLPGRVKEMDLWVWGSNHNYTLEAHIQDYMGRIHVLDFGSIKFKGWKNLRVKFPGAIQQAVQYVPSLKQLSLVKLVLWTTPEEKVDDFYVYIDQIKVLTDLFETGFDGDVLANPEQVQDLWANAPAPGRE, encoded by the coding sequence ATGAAACGAGGGATAAGCCTGTGTATAGGCATCCTCCTCCTCGTCGGGGCGGGAGGGGTGTATGCCGATGAGGTGACGGAGAACATCCAGGCGATAGTCATCGAGACCTTCGACGACCCCACTGGACAGGAGGCGAATTCGCACATCTGGATCGCGAGGGGAAGCAAGTACGCCTCCGTGATCGAAACCGATCAGGGAAGCGTTGCCTATCCTCAGTGGGCATATGTGGAATCCTATCCCGAGGCCCTCTTCCGACGTCCTCCCGAGGGCAAGACCCTCAGGGTCTTTGGCATCCACGGGAAGTTCGATCTCAAGGGCTACAACTACGTGGAGCTCTTTCCCGTGAGGGAGGAGAACGGCGAGTATGTCCCCGATCCGATCGTGCTCCCCGGAAGGGTGAAGGAGATGGACCTGTGGGTGTGGGGCTCGAACCACAACTATACCCTGGAGGCTCACATCCAGGACTACATGGGGAGGATCCATGTACTGGACTTCGGATCCATCAAGTTCAAGGGGTGGAAGAACCTCAGGGTGAAGTTCCCCGGGGCTATTCAGCAGGCTGTCCAGTACGTTCCTTCACTCAAACAGCTCTCGCTGGTGAAGCTGGTCCTGTGGACCACCCCGGAGGAGAAGGTCGACGACTTCTACGTGTACATCGATCAGATCAAGGTGCTCACCGATCTCTTTGAGACGGGATTCGACGGTGACGTCCTTGCCAACCCGGAGCAGGTACAGGATCTCTGGGCCAATGCCCCGGCACCAGGAAGAGAATAG
- a CDS encoding flagellar filament outer layer protein FlaA, whose amino-acid sequence MKRIAGIIATSIMILFPVMAQNVDEIDPTKLGTDTAQQKLQEVSVDRFENPGFWTVRMPLDNGLVEFRRFEGGPKDKEPIQAEVEAGIQEEDRYVLGVKASFFRRGPVEILVKPSRPIIVEGIVKTLSVWVVGRNFNHTLKVWIEDAFGNEAILTMGKLNFTGWKRLSVPLPTTLKQQDYHYGQKSGIRIKGFIIECDMMEAFGRYYVYFDDLRAVTDLFPIEVRDEDDMADNW is encoded by the coding sequence ATGAAAAGGATAGCAGGTATCATAGCGACGTCTATCATGATCCTCTTCCCAGTGATGGCTCAGAACGTGGATGAGATCGATCCCACCAAACTGGGCACCGATACGGCACAGCAGAAGCTCCAGGAAGTCTCGGTGGACCGGTTTGAAAACCCCGGTTTCTGGACGGTGAGGATGCCGCTCGACAACGGCCTCGTCGAGTTCCGCCGGTTCGAAGGAGGGCCGAAGGACAAGGAGCCCATCCAGGCGGAGGTGGAGGCCGGTATCCAGGAAGAAGATCGGTACGTACTGGGTGTGAAGGCATCGTTCTTCCGGCGGGGGCCGGTGGAGATCCTGGTGAAACCTTCGAGGCCCATCATCGTGGAAGGCATTGTGAAGACCCTCTCCGTATGGGTCGTGGGTCGTAACTTCAACCACACCCTCAAGGTGTGGATAGAGGACGCCTTTGGGAACGAGGCGATCCTCACCATGGGCAAGCTCAACTTCACGGGCTGGAAACGCCTCTCAGTGCCGCTTCCTACTACCCTGAAGCAGCAGGACTACCACTACGGGCAGAAGTCCGGGATACGGATCAAAGGGTTCATCATCGAGTGTGACATGATGGAGGCCTTTGGACGCTACTACGTGTACTTCGACGATCTCCGGGCCGTCACCGACCTCTTCCCCATAGAGGTGAGGGACGAGGACGATATGGCCGACAACTGGTGA
- a CDS encoding TatD family hydrolase, which yields MEYIDSHFHLDIMEGKGVDVATLCRTLPEEGWRGGIHVCTDPRRWREALRYPDLHPRIRLAVGAYPSLCEEDHSLLVSHLKEALSDPAFVAIGEIGLDFFRSYGTKEAQIALFRTQLLLARETGHPVILHLREAFREAISLLDEMPPPPGGIAHCFSGGPEEAEALLERGFYISFAGTLTYPRNHDLRDAARATPLSAILVETDSPYLAPQPVRGTVNHPGTIPHIIEALASLKGLSPEETASHIMSNYQRFLDRVPPPSEPPTLHH from the coding sequence GTGGAGTACATAGACTCACACTTTCACCTCGACATCATGGAAGGCAAAGGCGTGGATGTGGCGACCCTCTGCCGCACCCTCCCCGAAGAAGGATGGCGGGGAGGAATCCATGTGTGCACCGATCCCCGCAGATGGAGGGAGGCCCTCCGCTATCCGGACCTCCATCCCCGGATCCGGCTCGCCGTGGGCGCCTACCCTTCGCTCTGCGAAGAGGACCACTCCCTCCTGGTGTCACACCTGAAGGAAGCCCTCTCCGACCCCGCATTCGTGGCCATAGGGGAGATCGGCCTCGACTTCTTCCGGTCCTACGGCACGAAGGAGGCCCAGATCGCCCTCTTCCGCACGCAACTCCTCCTCGCACGGGAGACCGGCCATCCGGTCATCCTCCACCTCCGTGAGGCCTTCCGCGAGGCCATCTCCCTCCTCGACGAGATGCCCCCTCCCCCGGGAGGGATCGCACACTGTTTCTCGGGAGGGCCCGAGGAGGCGGAGGCCCTCCTGGAGAGAGGCTTCTACATCTCCTTCGCAGGGACCCTCACCTATCCCAGGAACCACGATCTCAGGGATGCGGCCCGGGCCACACCGCTTTCGGCCATACTGGTGGAAACCGACTCACCCTACCTCGCCCCCCAGCCCGTTCGGGGGACGGTCAACCATCCCGGCACCATCCCCCACATCATCGAGGCCCTCGCCTCTCTCAAGGGCCTCTCCCCCGAGGAGACGGCCTCCCACATCATGTCCAACTACCAGCGGTTCCTCGATCGAGTCCCCCCTCCCTCCGAGCCGCCCACCCTTCACCATTGA
- a CDS encoding NUDIX domain-containing protein: MRDAGHPESPSAPVFGGKGLVWEGETEGKSLWGETRPGTFSVHVLPWHGGPGVAEPGDIPPTPEDTDHPALRLYLADRLHIPPTSLFPDHTVVTAAVLVATEGHILLGKRKRGTHAGLWEFPGGKSLPQETSKEALSRELEEELHLRLPDHLFRFFYVYEYVQERLLLVSYLAPLLHPPGHLEDHQEITIVPPGDARALPLLPGDNEILSTLLWAMERGWSIRWKDDAGGRT; encoded by the coding sequence ATGAGGGACGCAGGACATCCGGAGAGCCCCTCAGCACCCGTGTTCGGGGGGAAAGGCCTCGTATGGGAGGGCGAGACGGAGGGCAAGTCGCTCTGGGGGGAAACGCGACCCGGGACCTTCAGCGTCCACGTACTCCCGTGGCATGGAGGCCCCGGCGTAGCCGAGCCCGGAGACATACCGCCCACTCCGGAGGATACAGACCACCCCGCCCTCAGACTCTACCTCGCCGACCGGCTTCACATCCCCCCCACCTCCTTGTTCCCGGATCACACCGTGGTGACGGCCGCAGTCCTCGTGGCCACCGAGGGCCACATCCTCCTGGGCAAGAGGAAGCGCGGAACACACGCGGGCCTCTGGGAGTTTCCCGGTGGGAAATCGCTCCCCCAGGAGACCTCGAAGGAGGCCCTCTCCCGGGAACTCGAAGAGGAGCTCCACCTCCGTCTGCCGGACCACTTGTTCCGCTTCTTCTATGTGTATGAATACGTGCAGGAACGCCTTCTCCTCGTGAGCTACCTCGCCCCCCTCCTCCACCCTCCCGGACACCTCGAAGACCACCAGGAGATCACGATCGTACCTCCGGGAGACGCACGGGCGCTCCCTCTCCTTCCGGGCGACAACGAAATACTTTCGACACTCCTGTGGGCGATGGAACGGGGATGGTCGATCAGATGGAAGGACGATGCCGGAGGCCGGACTTGA
- a CDS encoding ATP-dependent helicase produces the protein MRIDYRAELNPAQYEAVTTIDGPLLIIAGAGSGKTRVITYRIAYMLDSHIPQKAILALTFTNKAAREMWERVRTLTGKKLTNLTVGTFHSFGAQILREHIHLLGYRPTFSIYDTQDQKALIKQCIQEVGLNPDLANISAIRTLISAIKTGRAGWNAENEVYRPVYEEYHAHLRAYHAVDFDDLIVLPIGLFETHPEVLASYRERFRYILIDEFQDTSILQYRFIKLLAEEHRNLCVVGDDDQSIYSWRGANYENFALFERDFPERKEVKLEQNYRSVQTILEAANQLISHNTNRKEKRLWSGRPGKTSIYLTFPSNEREEAEYIAETIRTVVLKEGIPYHEIGVLVRTNSLMAPIEDAFLRHNIPYKLSGGTSFFERKEIKDIIAYLRVILNPDDDVSLLRIINTPRRGIGRQTLHILGEYATEHELSIYSALTSLLYAQGLPPQVARTFDEFVSLIEEFGERITGRTSIAETVRDLVDRIDYFEYLMQEHRDNEKVARYRYQNLMLFSDLIERWENDPDNLNPNLGAYLTRISLITKDELDEEDTKGKVNLMTIHAAKGLEFAHVFLAGVEEGIIPHARALEDSETNIEEERRLFYVAITRAREALYLTSCRQRRVMREDQEQTPSPFLEELPDHLIETEAPPSDLTEEDVEDIFARMKSRFGS, from the coding sequence ATGAGGATCGACTACCGCGCAGAGCTCAACCCAGCCCAGTACGAGGCAGTCACCACGATCGACGGACCACTGCTCATCATCGCAGGTGCGGGATCGGGCAAGACCCGCGTCATCACCTACCGCATCGCCTACATGCTCGACTCCCACATCCCCCAGAAGGCCATCCTCGCCCTCACCTTCACCAACAAGGCCGCCCGGGAGATGTGGGAGCGGGTCCGCACCCTCACGGGCAAGAAGCTCACCAACCTCACGGTGGGCACCTTCCACAGCTTCGGGGCCCAGATCCTGCGCGAACACATCCACCTGCTGGGATACCGTCCCACCTTCAGCATCTACGACACCCAGGACCAGAAGGCCCTCATCAAGCAGTGCATCCAGGAGGTGGGACTCAACCCCGACCTCGCGAACATCTCCGCCATCCGCACCCTCATCAGCGCCATAAAGACGGGAAGGGCCGGGTGGAATGCCGAGAACGAGGTCTATCGGCCTGTGTACGAGGAATACCACGCCCACCTCCGAGCCTACCATGCGGTGGACTTCGACGACCTCATCGTCCTCCCCATAGGGCTCTTCGAGACCCACCCCGAGGTCCTCGCCTCCTACAGGGAGCGCTTCCGCTACATCCTCATCGACGAGTTCCAGGACACCTCCATCCTTCAGTATCGCTTCATCAAGCTCCTCGCCGAGGAGCACCGCAACCTATGCGTGGTGGGAGACGACGACCAGTCCATCTACTCATGGCGAGGCGCCAACTACGAGAACTTCGCCCTCTTTGAGCGGGACTTCCCCGAGCGGAAAGAGGTGAAACTCGAGCAGAACTATCGTTCCGTACAAACCATCCTCGAGGCCGCCAATCAGCTCATCTCACACAACACCAACAGGAAGGAGAAGCGCCTCTGGAGCGGGAGGCCGGGCAAGACATCCATCTACCTCACCTTCCCCTCGAACGAGCGGGAGGAGGCGGAGTACATCGCGGAGACCATCCGCACCGTGGTCCTCAAGGAAGGCATCCCCTATCACGAGATAGGGGTCCTCGTGCGCACCAACAGCCTCATGGCCCCCATAGAGGACGCCTTCCTCAGGCACAACATCCCCTACAAGCTCTCGGGCGGTACGAGCTTCTTCGAACGTAAAGAGATAAAGGACATCATCGCCTACCTGCGGGTCATCCTCAACCCGGACGACGACGTGAGCCTCCTGCGCATCATCAACACCCCGCGGAGGGGGATAGGCCGTCAGACCCTCCATATACTCGGCGAGTATGCCACGGAGCACGAGCTCTCGATCTACTCCGCCCTCACCTCGCTCCTCTACGCGCAAGGCCTTCCCCCCCAGGTGGCACGCACCTTCGACGAGTTCGTCTCACTCATCGAGGAATTCGGGGAACGGATCACCGGTCGCACCTCCATCGCAGAGACCGTTCGGGACCTCGTGGACAGGATCGACTACTTCGAGTACCTCATGCAGGAACACCGCGACAACGAGAAGGTGGCGCGGTACCGGTACCAGAACCTCATGCTCTTCTCCGACCTCATCGAACGCTGGGAGAACGATCCCGACAACCTCAACCCCAACCTCGGCGCCTACCTCACCCGCATCAGCCTCATCACGAAGGACGAACTCGACGAGGAGGACACGAAGGGAAAGGTGAACCTCATGACCATCCACGCCGCCAAGGGGCTCGAGTTCGCCCACGTCTTCCTCGCAGGAGTGGAAGAGGGGATCATCCCTCACGCCCGGGCACTCGAGGACTCCGAGACGAACATAGAGGAGGAGCGCAGGCTCTTCTACGTCGCCATCACCCGGGCGAGGGAGGCCCTGTACCTCACCTCCTGCAGACAACGACGCGTGATGAGGGAGGACCAGGAGCAGACTCCTTCCCCATTCCTCGAGGAGCTCCCCGATCATCTCATCGAGACCGAGGCGCCTCCCTCCGATCTCACGGAAGAGGATGTGGAAGACATCTTCGCCCGCATGAAGTCGAGATTCGGCTCCTAG
- a CDS encoding COG2426 family protein: MTRTLLITALLTLAPISELRGALPFAVAQGVSPILAYLYCVALNSLVAPLLYLFLNTIHRALLGIPFYRRIAERLLERARRKVHDQVERYGMWGLMVFVAVPLPVTGAYTGTLGAWILGLPLRKTALAVVLGVAIAGLIVLIVTLTGIEALKFIVK; the protein is encoded by the coding sequence ATGACGAGAACCCTCCTCATCACCGCACTCCTCACCCTCGCCCCGATATCTGAGCTCAGGGGGGCCCTCCCCTTCGCGGTGGCCCAGGGCGTGTCCCCCATCCTCGCCTACCTCTACTGTGTGGCCCTCAACAGCCTCGTGGCGCCCCTCCTCTACCTCTTCCTCAACACCATCCACAGGGCCCTCCTCGGCATCCCGTTCTACCGCCGCATCGCCGAGCGCCTCCTCGAGCGGGCCAGGAGAAAGGTGCACGATCAGGTGGAACGCTACGGGATGTGGGGGCTCATGGTCTTCGTGGCCGTCCCCCTCCCCGTCACCGGAGCCTACACCGGGACCCTGGGGGCTTGGATCCTCGGCCTCCCACTCAGGAAGACGGCCCTGGCCGTGGTGCTCGGTGTGGCGATCGCCGGTCTCATCGTCCTTATCGTGACGCTCACGGGGATAGAGGCACTCAAGTTCATCGTGAAGTGA